One window of the Desulfobotulus mexicanus genome contains the following:
- a CDS encoding STAS domain-containing protein, with amino-acid sequence MDINYSAIGPEILDRIDMSTIADKIAEFADQTLASQRYLNENEIRDYTFELIDLFSSILKKGEISGSDPAYQTLGRLMMEVHGKIQMRGGSAEAFFRLIQFIQNLFLESLLAQVEPSEEIRQMLLYLIRFFNKLVMDTFRLYQLERKMAVEAQQNELMAVATPITEIWDGVLSLPVIGTLDSSRAMDLMEKLLQRIEEVRARVIILDLTGVSTIDTQVMHHLIQVIRASGLMGARAILTGIRPCIARSLANLNINMGDIQTKSTLSEGLKEAFRSLGFQVSRTQAE; translated from the coding sequence ATGGATATCAATTACAGTGCCATAGGACCTGAAATACTGGACCGCATCGACATGAGCACCATCGCCGATAAAATTGCAGAATTTGCGGATCAGACCCTGGCCAGCCAACGCTACCTCAATGAAAATGAAATCAGGGACTACACCTTTGAACTCATTGACCTTTTTTCATCTATTTTAAAAAAAGGCGAGATTTCAGGCTCCGACCCCGCCTACCAGACCCTGGGTCGCCTCATGATGGAGGTCCATGGAAAAATCCAGATGCGGGGAGGCTCTGCGGAAGCTTTTTTCCGTCTGATCCAGTTTATCCAGAACCTTTTTCTGGAATCCCTTCTCGCACAGGTAGAACCCTCCGAAGAAATCCGTCAGATGCTCCTGTATCTCATCCGTTTCTTTAACAAGCTGGTCATGGATACCTTCAGGCTCTATCAGCTTGAAAGGAAAATGGCCGTGGAGGCCCAGCAGAACGAACTCATGGCCGTGGCAACCCCCATCACGGAAATATGGGACGGCGTACTTTCCCTTCCTGTCATCGGCACCCTGGACTCCAGCAGGGCCATGGATCTTATGGAAAAGCTGCTTCAGCGCATTGAGGAAGTCAGGGCCCGTGTGATCATTCTGGACCTTACCGGTGTTTCCACCATCGATACTCAGGTCATGCATCACCTTATACAGGTCATCCGTGCTTCAGGACTGATGGGAGCCCGCGCCATTCTGACGGGTATACGGCCCTGCATTGCAAGATCCCTTGCCAACCTGAACATCAATATGGGAGATATCCAGACAAAATCCACCCTGTCCGAAGGCCTCAAGGAAGCTTTCAGATCCTTAGGTTTTCAGGTCAGCCGGACTCAGGCGGAATAA
- a CDS encoding ATP-binding protein gives MHLIAQQLIKEKESAPMVRSRLRAVSMRMGFNEVQRERIQIAASEAMSNQIKFASGSGILQIWEHIHPIPALDLFALDHGPGIADLDRALQDGFSTAQTLGRGLGSIHRAADVFDIYTRKIPPGIQSWCGTALWTRFYPPVKKQPPLHNVLRTGQFLRAFRDNIFNGDSLVSASDKRYLNWIHLDGLGHGRNAAETAQALHNLPEPGADPAELLTMLNQRLHGSRGAMGLAVRVNTNKRIVDYAGLGDLILRCHHPLGIHQPRFPGGVLGRGGGTPGTGSFELPEDALITSSSDGINGKEALENLPGLQRCHPQLTAFLLGNIHGRDHDDKSLFIINYSTDQQTRTKNYQF, from the coding sequence ATGCATCTCATAGCACAGCAGCTTATAAAGGAAAAAGAAAGCGCACCCATGGTGCGTTCAAGGCTGCGTGCCGTATCCATGCGCATGGGTTTTAATGAGGTTCAGAGGGAACGGATACAGATTGCCGCCAGTGAAGCCATGTCCAACCAGATAAAATTTGCCTCAGGCTCCGGCATTCTGCAGATATGGGAACACATCCACCCCATACCGGCACTGGATCTTTTTGCCCTGGACCATGGACCGGGGATTGCAGACCTTGACCGGGCGCTCCAAGATGGATTCTCCACGGCTCAGACCCTTGGAAGAGGACTTGGATCCATTCATAGGGCCGCCGATGTTTTTGATATCTACACCCGGAAGATCCCACCGGGGATACAATCCTGGTGCGGAACAGCCCTGTGGACTCGTTTTTATCCTCCGGTAAAAAAACAGCCCCCCCTACACAATGTCCTTCGAACCGGTCAATTTTTAAGGGCTTTCAGGGATAATATTTTCAACGGAGACAGTCTGGTTTCAGCCTCTGACAAGAGATATCTCAACTGGATTCATCTGGATGGACTGGGACACGGACGCAATGCCGCCGAAACCGCCCAAGCCCTCCATAATCTACCTGAGCCCGGAGCAGACCCGGCAGAACTTCTCACCATGCTCAACCAGAGGCTCCATGGCAGCCGCGGTGCCATGGGACTTGCCGTTCGAGTGAATACAAACAAAAGAATCGTGGACTATGCAGGTCTTGGCGATCTGATACTACGCTGCCACCATCCTCTGGGAATCCACCAGCCCCGCTTTCCCGGAGGTGTACTGGGCAGAGGCGGCGGAACTCCTGGGACTGGCTCCTTTGAATTGCCAGAAGACGCCCTCATCACCAGCAGCTCCGATGGCATCAACGGGAAGGAAGCACTGGAAAACCTGCCCGGTCTTCAGAGGTGCCACCCACAGCTTACGGCATTTTTACTCGGTAATATCCATGGCCGGGACCATGACGACAAAAGCCTTTTTATAATAAATTACAGTACAGACCAGCAGACAAGAACCAAAAACTACCAATTTTAA
- a CDS encoding GGDEF domain-containing protein produces MAFLFSFPILTEPDIQRLSVLILEATGKLQGPVFSSAIKIPLLNIELRKALSYEQTSLTVSLSLENNCLQASWQENTFLLISGIRHPGSKKIEKFQQDFKDKSQTSNPDLLRIQNETIRKKLQLAREEAQKEIRTIEHQLLHRKKELDLYIKKAETDSLTGLFNRGAYDRLLHKTIRQLQYEFRSFSLIFLDLDYFKEVNDTFGHAYGDEVLRSMAFAMRTAIRDGQDLACRIGGDEFAILLFADTEQAGRIARTILSDMDSKVSIGIAAFKKNDTPESLAHKADQALYHAKNNGRGQVSVAGITEEHHLKHAN; encoded by the coding sequence ATGGCCTTTCTTTTTTCCTTTCCCATACTTACGGAGCCGGATATTCAAAGGCTTTCCGTTCTGATACTGGAAGCCACAGGCAAGCTTCAGGGACCGGTTTTTTCATCAGCCATCAAAATCCCCCTGCTGAATATAGAGCTGCGAAAAGCCCTGTCCTATGAACAGACATCCCTCACCGTCTCCCTGTCCCTTGAGAATAACTGTCTTCAGGCTTCATGGCAGGAAAATACCTTTTTGCTGATTTCCGGTATCCGGCACCCCGGATCAAAAAAAATTGAAAAATTTCAGCAGGACTTCAAGGATAAAAGCCAGACCAGCAATCCTGATCTTCTGCGTATACAGAATGAAACCATCCGGAAAAAACTGCAGCTGGCCCGGGAAGAAGCCCAGAAGGAAATCCGCACCATTGAACATCAGCTCCTGCACAGAAAAAAGGAACTGGATCTTTACATCAAAAAAGCAGAAACAGACAGCCTGACGGGGCTTTTCAACAGGGGAGCCTATGACCGCCTTCTCCACAAAACCATCCGACAGCTCCAATATGAATTCCGGTCCTTTTCCCTCATATTTCTGGATCTGGATTACTTCAAGGAGGTCAATGATACCTTCGGCCATGCCTATGGAGATGAGGTCCTCCGTTCCATGGCCTTTGCCATGCGAACCGCCATCAGGGATGGACAGGATCTGGCCTGCCGCATAGGCGGAGATGAATTTGCCATTCTTCTTTTTGCGGACACAGAGCAGGCAGGACGCATCGCCCGTACCATCCTTTCGGATATGGACAGCAAGGTCAGTATAGGTATCGCTGCTTTTAAAAAAAACGATACGCCTGAAAGCCTTGCCCACAAAGCAGATCAGGCCCTCTACCATGCAAAAAATAATGGAAGGGGACAGGTTTCCGTGGCAGGTATTACAGAAGAGCATCACCTGAAACATGCAAACTGA
- a CDS encoding cohesin domain-containing protein gives MRYLIFIFLISLGTPLYSHGSDLFTTPFHGISGGMADTRIIIKDARNNLEDFSFVLSYDPLILSYDRFIESPGPGWEITTEKLTDSGSNQRIRITFKTGNRDQMLEKDRDYLLAMLRFSVKKNQSSTIQISEPEGDIRNWHTAGSRFFHTSQISSDNDSDNTAHISCFMNVLSTGSH, from the coding sequence ATGCGATACCTGATATTTATTTTTCTCATATCTCTGGGAACACCCCTTTACAGCCATGGAAGTGATCTCTTTACAACACCCTTCCATGGTATCAGCGGCGGTATGGCAGATACCCGTATTATCATTAAAGATGCTCGCAATAATCTGGAAGATTTCTCCTTTGTCCTCTCCTATGATCCGCTGATCCTTTCCTACGACCGCTTCATTGAATCACCGGGGCCGGGATGGGAAATCACAACGGAAAAACTTACGGACAGTGGCAGCAATCAACGCATCCGTATTACATTCAAGACAGGTAACAGAGATCAAATGCTGGAAAAGGATCGGGATTATCTGCTTGCCATGCTACGTTTTTCCGTAAAAAAGAATCAGAGCAGCACCATACAGATCAGTGAACCCGAAGGGGACATAAGAAACTGGCATACTGCGGGTTCCCGTTTTTTCCATACCAGCCAGATTTCCTCTGATAATGATTCAGATAATACCGCACATATCAGCTGTTTTATGAATGTTCTGTCCACTGGCAGCCACTGA
- a CDS encoding sensor domain-containing diguanylate cyclase, protein MQIIQQGNFSYRIHGTVIYGAEDLSRAFDEMAATLERSDKARKTLVEIQIRHNTQWIREVRRRQKALALHKQRLEEKVAARTQVLESINTALRSSVRALERRTLEITQLNRLAESLQNAKDTRDAASLVVRTCQQIFPSDAGILALSDTKGHMDFIVGWGRDRPDIKNCMGEACPRKKSAGDRVSVCGAGVDGCEELCIPVNPREGKGAMMRIRLRQMADLYGRKQAARRALAGSVAGHLTACLTSLHLVDRLRREAVTDPLTGLYNRRYMEETFVRELSRMKRDNLPLSVILMDVDDFKIFNDTHGHDIGDLVLQNLAGILKKDVRTEDVACRYGGEEFLLLLPGLFAEDGLIRAETLRKRVASSPLIIEGKEPLAITLSLGIASWPDDAATSHELITAADKAMYAAKLSGRNRVCRAASVDLDSGI, encoded by the coding sequence ATGCAGATCATACAGCAGGGAAATTTTTCATACAGAATCCATGGCACAGTTATTTATGGAGCAGAAGATCTGAGCAGGGCATTTGATGAGATGGCCGCAACTCTGGAGCGTTCGGATAAGGCACGAAAAACCCTTGTGGAAATACAGATCAGGCATAATACCCAATGGATTCGAGAGGTTCGTCGCCGTCAGAAAGCCCTTGCTCTTCATAAGCAGCGCCTGGAAGAGAAGGTAGCGGCGCGTACCCAGGTACTGGAGTCCATCAACACAGCCCTTCGCAGCAGTGTTCGTGCCCTGGAAAGACGAACCCTTGAGATCACACAGCTTAACCGGCTGGCCGAATCTCTTCAGAATGCAAAGGATACCCGGGATGCAGCTTCTCTTGTGGTCCGGACCTGTCAGCAGATTTTTCCTTCTGACGCAGGCATTCTTGCTTTATCCGATACTAAAGGTCACATGGATTTTATTGTGGGCTGGGGACGGGACCGGCCGGATATTAAAAACTGTATGGGAGAGGCATGTCCCCGTAAAAAATCCGCAGGAGACCGTGTTTCTGTATGTGGTGCCGGTGTGGATGGCTGTGAAGAGCTGTGTATCCCTGTGAATCCCAGAGAAGGAAAAGGGGCCATGATGCGTATAAGGCTTCGACAGATGGCAGATCTTTACGGTCGTAAACAGGCTGCCCGAAGGGCCCTTGCCGGAAGTGTGGCAGGACACCTGACGGCCTGTCTGACTTCACTGCATCTGGTGGACAGGCTGCGGCGGGAGGCCGTAACAGATCCCCTTACCGGACTCTATAATAGAAGGTACATGGAAGAGACCTTTGTAAGGGAGCTTTCCCGGATGAAAAGGGACAATCTTCCCCTTTCCGTTATTCTCATGGATGTGGATGATTTTAAAATTTTTAATGACACCCATGGCCATGATATAGGTGATCTTGTTCTGCAGAACCTTGCCGGTATTTTAAAAAAAGATGTGAGAACCGAAGATGTTGCCTGTCGTTACGGAGGGGAGGAATTTTTACTGCTGCTTCCTGGTCTTTTCGCAGAAGATGGTTTGATAAGGGCGGAAACACTCCGGAAAAGGGTGGCATCTTCTCCGCTGATTATCGAAGGAAAAGAACCCCTTGCCATTACGCTTTCCCTGGGAATTGCTTCATGGCCGGATGATGCTGCAACATCCCATGAACTCATCACTGCAGCGGATAAGGCCATGTATGCGGCCAAGCTGTCCGGCAGAAACAGGGTCTGCCGTGCCGCTTCCGTGGATTTGGATTCTGGTATTTGA
- a CDS encoding nitroreductase family protein: MAEFLDLLKNRRSVRKFQDRMVSDAELEKILEAVQWSQSWANTQCWEIIIVKDADTRLRLQETLAPKNPATKALVAAPVLLVLCGKKASSGYYDGKASTVFGDWMLYDLGIATQSLCLTAHDMGLGTVVVGLFDHEKAGEILGVPDSVQVVSMIPLGYPDKTPKAPERKLISDFSYNDRYGA; encoded by the coding sequence ATGGCTGAATTTCTGGATCTTTTAAAAAACCGTCGCAGCGTACGTAAATTTCAGGATCGTATGGTTTCCGATGCGGAGCTGGAAAAAATTCTGGAAGCGGTGCAATGGTCCCAGTCATGGGCAAATACTCAGTGCTGGGAAATTATTATTGTAAAAGATGCGGATACAAGGCTGCGTCTTCAGGAGACTCTGGCACCTAAGAATCCTGCGACAAAGGCTCTGGTGGCAGCACCTGTTCTTCTGGTTCTCTGCGGGAAAAAGGCCTCCAGTGGATATTATGATGGTAAGGCTTCCACGGTTTTTGGGGACTGGATGCTCTATGACCTTGGCATTGCCACCCAGAGTCTCTGCCTGACGGCCCATGATATGGGGCTGGGTACTGTGGTAGTGGGTCTTTTTGATCATGAAAAGGCGGGGGAAATTCTAGGAGTGCCGGATTCCGTTCAGGTGGTAAGTATGATTCCTCTGGGGTATCCGGATAAAACACCTAAGGCTCCTGAACGTAAGCTCATATCTGATTTTTCCTATAATGATAGGTACGGCGCGTAG
- a CDS encoding AMP-dependent synthetase/ligase → MHQQAKKWYLTRQTFPELFQRNVLRFPERKAQMWRGENGKDEVVCLSYAELGVMVQEIATGLLAEGIEKGDRVAIVAPTSPQWMWADYAILSAGAISVAIHPVLSAYEMTEQIRDSGARLVFVYGKTVLERLLVSGMKSLKSIVWLGPGEKIPEADFNSGPSFNIVSLETFREKGREFFQKSPLAYGQRWRSVQPDDAMTLIYTSGTTGQAKGVLHTHESMTCACIRDLCALPLLTENDCLLSFLPLSHSYERQCGHGTAMFAAVPIAYALISSLGNDIRLFQPTYMMGVPHTYTKIYTRVEETLKGSFQRFLFRKAKAAGLSFVNGIMDANGCVDMTEGKTRSGAVFFVSLNHRIMDFLVYRKLRRRFGGRLRFVFSAAGALPERICRLYMAMGIPILEGYGATETCNTVAINPIEAVKPGSAGRFCKGVEYRLAEDGELLVKGKSLFKEYWNNPMATEAAFTPDGFYRTGDVVEVQEDGYLRVIDRTKGLLMLATGHRVASAKIETLFSLSAYIEKTVTVGDDRPFPVVLVVPDFGAFIRMFRTSGLLFDENLVRQFDGGYVVSPEFIQIPEVVAMVEIEIALVNEKLQGFEKIRNYLILHENFTMEGGELTPTLKVRRDVVLARYRDDIEKLYEKGPVLG, encoded by the coding sequence ATGCATCAGCAGGCAAAGAAATGGTATCTTACCCGACAGACCTTTCCTGAGCTTTTTCAGAGAAATGTTCTGCGTTTTCCGGAACGTAAGGCACAGATGTGGAGAGGGGAAAACGGTAAGGATGAGGTGGTTTGTCTTTCTTATGCTGAGCTGGGGGTGATGGTTCAGGAAATCGCTACAGGACTGCTTGCAGAGGGAATTGAGAAGGGTGACCGGGTTGCCATTGTGGCGCCGACTAGCCCGCAGTGGATGTGGGCGGATTATGCCATTTTATCCGCAGGTGCCATCAGTGTTGCAATCCATCCGGTCCTTTCAGCCTATGAGATGACAGAGCAGATCAGAGATTCAGGGGCGCGTCTTGTTTTTGTCTATGGAAAAACCGTACTGGAACGTCTGCTGGTTTCTGGGATGAAGTCTTTAAAGTCCATTGTCTGGCTGGGACCTGGTGAAAAAATACCTGAGGCTGACTTTAATTCCGGACCTTCCTTTAATATTGTCAGCCTTGAAACCTTCCGAGAAAAGGGACGGGAGTTTTTTCAGAAGTCCCCCCTTGCCTATGGTCAGCGATGGCGCAGTGTGCAGCCCGATGACGCTATGACCCTGATTTATACCTCGGGCACAACGGGGCAGGCCAAGGGAGTTCTCCACACCCATGAGTCCATGACCTGTGCCTGTATCCGTGATCTCTGCGCCCTGCCTCTTCTCACGGAAAATGACTGTCTTTTATCCTTTCTCCCCTTATCCCACAGTTATGAGCGCCAGTGTGGCCATGGCACGGCCATGTTTGCTGCCGTACCCATTGCCTATGCTCTGATATCCAGCCTTGGGAATGATATCAGGCTTTTTCAGCCCACCTACATGATGGGGGTTCCCCATACCTATACAAAGATCTATACCCGTGTTGAAGAAACCCTTAAAGGTTCTTTTCAACGATTTCTCTTCCGGAAAGCCAAAGCTGCAGGGTTGTCCTTTGTCAATGGTATTATGGATGCAAATGGCTGTGTGGATATGACAGAGGGAAAGACCCGTTCGGGGGCCGTTTTTTTTGTTTCTCTGAATCACAGAATCATGGATTTTCTGGTTTACCGGAAGCTGCGCAGGCGTTTTGGTGGGCGGCTTCGTTTTGTTTTTTCCGCTGCTGGCGCTCTTCCGGAAAGAATCTGTCGTCTTTATATGGCTATGGGCATACCTATACTGGAAGGCTACGGAGCTACGGAAACATGTAATACAGTGGCTATAAATCCCATAGAAGCAGTAAAACCCGGTTCCGCAGGAAGGTTCTGTAAGGGAGTTGAGTACCGTCTTGCCGAAGACGGAGAGCTTCTTGTGAAAGGAAAAAGTCTTTTCAAAGAATACTGGAACAATCCCATGGCCACAGAGGCGGCTTTTACTCCGGATGGTTTTTATCGTACAGGGGATGTGGTGGAAGTGCAGGAGGATGGATACCTGCGGGTAATCGACAGGACAAAAGGGTTGCTGATGCTGGCAACGGGCCACAGGGTTGCCTCTGCCAAAATTGAAACCCTTTTTTCCTTAAGTGCCTATATTGAAAAAACAGTGACCGTAGGGGATGACAGGCCCTTTCCCGTGGTGCTGGTGGTACCGGATTTCGGGGCCTTTATCCGCATGTTCCGGACTTCGGGCCTTTTGTTTGATGAGAATCTCGTCAGGCAGTTTGATGGAGGCTATGTGGTATCTCCGGAGTTTATCCAGATACCTGAAGTAGTCGCTATGGTGGAAATTGAGATTGCTTTGGTGAATGAGAAGTTGCAGGGATTCGAAAAAATCAGAAATTATCTGATTTTACATGAAAACTTCACGATGGAGGGAGGAGAGCTGACTCCTACTCTGAAGGTTCGCAGGGATGTGGTGCTTGCCCGTTATCGTGATGATATTGAAAAACTCTATGAAAAAGGCCCTGTGCTTGGCTGA
- the tsaA gene encoding tRNA (N6-threonylcarbamoyladenosine(37)-N6)-methyltransferase TrmO — MESYAIPVMGVIHSSFHSLEDMPIQPVGALEVKGHVTVKPDFHEGLKDLEGFSHIYLIYVFHGAKREQMRVIPFMDTEERGVFATRSPLRPSHLGLSVVELLSVDGGRLEISGVDVLDGTPLLDIKPYIPAFDHRENVRSGWMQHDREEVISMRSDERFI, encoded by the coding sequence ATGGAAAGTTATGCCATACCCGTTATGGGGGTGATTCATTCTTCGTTTCACAGTCTTGAGGATATGCCCATTCAGCCTGTGGGTGCTCTGGAAGTCAAGGGACATGTGACGGTGAAGCCTGATTTTCATGAAGGGTTGAAAGACCTTGAAGGGTTCAGCCATATTTATCTTATTTATGTTTTCCATGGGGCAAAACGTGAGCAGATGCGTGTTATCCCTTTTATGGATACGGAGGAAAGGGGAGTTTTTGCCACAAGATCGCCCTTAAGACCTTCACATCTGGGGCTTTCTGTGGTGGAACTTCTTTCTGTGGATGGGGGCAGGCTTGAAATTTCAGGTGTGGACGTGCTGGATGGTACTCCGCTTCTGGATATCAAACCTTATATTCCTGCCTTTGACCATCGTGAAAATGTTCGTTCCGGATGGATGCAGCATGACAGGGAAGAGGTTATTTCAATGCGTTCCGATGAACGGTTTATATGA
- a CDS encoding chalcone isomerase family protein has protein sequence MKKILVFLAVCLMAIPAMANQKVGGVDLSGTMILEGENLILNGAGIRKRAFMNLYVGALYVKEKSSNATTLINADAPMAIRLHITSGMITRERMLDAINEGFDAATGGNITPIKPQIDTLNGFFNDEIKDGDLIELAYTPASGVIMSKNGETRGSIEGLDFKKALFAIWLGDKPADNRLKRDMLN, from the coding sequence ATGAAAAAAATTCTTGTTTTTCTGGCCGTATGCCTGATGGCCATCCCGGCTATGGCCAATCAGAAAGTCGGTGGTGTGGATCTTTCAGGAACGATGATCCTGGAGGGAGAAAACCTCATACTGAATGGCGCAGGCATCCGTAAAAGAGCTTTCATGAATCTTTACGTCGGTGCTCTGTACGTAAAGGAAAAAAGCAGCAATGCAACTACCCTCATAAATGCTGATGCTCCCATGGCCATACGCCTTCACATCACATCAGGCATGATTACAAGAGAAAGAATGCTTGATGCCATCAATGAAGGCTTTGATGCTGCCACAGGTGGGAATATTACACCCATCAAACCACAAATTGACACTCTCAATGGTTTCTTCAACGATGAAATCAAGGACGGGGATCTCATTGAGCTGGCCTACACACCCGCCAGCGGAGTCATTATGAGTAAAAATGGAGAAACCAGAGGCAGCATTGAAGGCCTTGACTTTAAAAAAGCGCTTTTTGCCATCTGGCTGGGTGATAAACCTGCGGACAACCGACTGAAACGGGATATGCTGAATTAA